One part of the Vibrio palustris genome encodes these proteins:
- the ybaK gene encoding Cys-tRNA(Pro) deacylase → MTPAINLAKKYKISHVIHQYQHNPSSESYGEEAAQALGQDENTVFKTLLFALNGEERQLAVAVIPVNQRLNLKLAAKAAKSKKAEMAKPEIAEKITGYVVGGISPLGQKKALPTFIHSSAESLTTLCVSAGKRGLEIELSPQDLATLTRGNFADLCEHEHG, encoded by the coding sequence ATGACGCCAGCGATCAATCTAGCCAAAAAGTATAAAATATCTCATGTTATTCATCAGTATCAGCATAATCCAAGCAGTGAGAGTTATGGTGAGGAGGCGGCTCAAGCATTAGGGCAAGATGAGAATACTGTATTTAAAACGTTGTTGTTTGCGTTGAATGGTGAAGAGAGGCAATTAGCGGTTGCGGTGATTCCTGTTAATCAACGCCTCAACCTTAAATTGGCAGCGAAAGCGGCAAAGAGTAAAAAAGCGGAGATGGCTAAACCAGAGATTGCCGAGAAAATCACAGGTTATGTGGTCGGTGGGATTAGTCCTTTAGGGCAGAAAAAAGCACTGCCTACTTTTATTCACTCCAGCGCAGAGTCATTGACAACACTGTGTGTCAGTGCGGGTAAAAGAGGGTTAGAAATTGAATTATCACCACAAGATCTTGCGACACTCACGCGGGGGAATTTTGCCGACTTATGTGAGCATGAGCATGGATAG